A region from the Halobacillus mangrovi genome encodes:
- a CDS encoding response regulator transcription factor: protein MEKEGKILVVDDEERIRRLIKMYMERENYEIDEAEDGEEALMKAIQNDYDVILLDLMLPGKDGIEVCKELREKKATPVIMLTAKGEEANRVQGFEVGTDDYIVKPFSPREVVLRVKALLRRASTTRFLQTDTSTRNILIFPHMTIDNDAHRVTADGVEVALTPKEYELLNYMAQYPDKVFDREQLLKEVWQYEFFGDLRTVDTHVKRLREKLSKVSANAAGMIVTVWGIGYKFEVNGD, encoded by the coding sequence ATGGAAAAAGAAGGAAAGATATTGGTTGTGGACGACGAAGAACGTATTAGACGTCTAATTAAAATGTATATGGAAAGAGAAAATTATGAAATCGATGAGGCAGAGGACGGAGAAGAAGCTTTAATGAAAGCGATACAGAATGATTACGATGTGATTTTGCTTGATTTAATGCTTCCAGGTAAAGACGGAATTGAAGTTTGTAAAGAACTTCGCGAGAAAAAAGCGACTCCCGTAATTATGCTCACTGCAAAGGGAGAAGAAGCGAATCGGGTGCAAGGATTTGAAGTTGGCACAGATGATTACATTGTAAAACCTTTCAGTCCGAGAGAAGTGGTTTTAAGAGTAAAAGCATTGCTCAGAAGAGCATCGACAACAAGGTTCTTACAGACGGACACCTCTACAAGAAATATACTTATCTTTCCTCATATGACGATTGATAACGACGCCCATCGGGTGACAGCAGACGGAGTGGAGGTCGCTTTAACTCCTAAAGAATACGAGCTTTTAAACTACATGGCCCAATACCCAGATAAAGTTTTTGATCGGGAACAGCTGTTAAAGGAAGTGTGGCAGTACGAATTTTTCGGAGATCTTAGAACGGTAGATACTCATGTGAAAAGGCTACGCGAGAAACTAAGTAAAGTTTCAGCAAACGCTGCAGGGATGATCGTAACTGTTTGGGGAATTGGATATAAATTTGAGGTCAATGGTGACTGA
- a CDS encoding ATP-binding protein, translating into MFWRSVVGKLWFTILLLVCFVLFILTILLLEFFQNYHILEAERHLLQTANKISDVEERYEDRELMLSTTNLVKDSASRAVIAWDERDILIADSETDELPELGYEWFASDQELSSVINKGNEVKKVADLETSETGVMVVGTPLANGEGAVFVYQSLDTIEETSEQTTKIIFLGAGIAIVLTTIFAFFLSTRITSPLIKMREGALELAKGEFNNKVPILTHDEIGELAMAFNRMGRQLKYHINALNQEKEQLSGILRSMADGVITINRTGEILVTNPPATQYLDAYAFEHKEDMSDAQTLPEPLTALFKKVITNEEESMTEVTLQGRSWVIIMTPLYDKSTVRGAVAVLRDMTEERRLNKLRKDFIANVSHELRTPISMLQGYSEAIVDDIAESKEDKNELAQIIHEESLRIGRLVNELLDLARMEAGHIQLYVESVDIHPYMNKIIRKFQGIADERDVKLTMRVDHEFDRLPFDSDRIEQVLTNLIDNAIRHTQPGGKVEVTVDHINGDWIASVHDSGQGIAEEDLPFVFERFYKADKSRKRESSKQKKGTGLGLAIAKNIVEAHHGTISVHSKLGEGTTFTFRIPKNLELTEY; encoded by the coding sequence ATGTTTTGGCGAAGTGTTGTAGGTAAATTATGGTTTACTATTCTACTGCTCGTTTGCTTCGTTCTATTTATACTTACGATATTACTCTTGGAGTTTTTTCAAAACTATCACATCCTTGAAGCTGAGCGGCATTTACTGCAGACGGCTAACAAGATTTCAGATGTTGAAGAACGTTATGAGGACAGAGAATTAATGCTTTCTACCACTAATCTAGTAAAAGATTCTGCGAGCCGTGCTGTGATTGCATGGGATGAAAGAGATATCCTTATAGCGGATAGTGAAACCGATGAGTTACCTGAATTAGGTTATGAATGGTTTGCTTCTGATCAAGAATTATCCAGCGTAATTAATAAAGGAAATGAAGTGAAAAAAGTTGCTGATCTGGAGACTTCTGAAACGGGTGTCATGGTCGTGGGCACACCTCTTGCAAATGGAGAAGGCGCTGTGTTTGTTTATCAGTCTCTTGATACAATTGAAGAAACTTCTGAACAAACAACAAAAATTATATTCCTTGGGGCGGGAATTGCCATTGTTTTGACAACGATTTTTGCATTTTTCCTTTCGACAAGGATCACTTCACCTTTGATCAAAATGCGTGAGGGAGCACTTGAACTCGCTAAAGGTGAATTTAATAATAAAGTACCAATATTGACCCATGATGAGATTGGTGAGCTGGCTATGGCTTTCAATCGGATGGGGAGGCAGTTGAAATATCATATTAATGCCTTGAACCAGGAGAAAGAGCAGCTGTCAGGAATTTTGCGCTCAATGGCTGATGGAGTTATTACGATCAACCGAACAGGAGAGATACTAGTTACCAATCCTCCAGCCACGCAGTACCTGGATGCTTATGCATTTGAGCATAAGGAAGATATGAGTGATGCTCAAACTCTTCCAGAACCGTTAACAGCTTTGTTTAAAAAGGTTATTACCAATGAGGAAGAATCAATGACGGAGGTCACTCTTCAAGGACGTTCGTGGGTGATCATTATGACACCGCTTTATGATAAATCAACAGTACGCGGTGCCGTCGCGGTTTTGAGAGATATGACGGAAGAACGTCGATTGAATAAACTTCGAAAAGATTTCATTGCAAATGTATCTCATGAACTGAGAACTCCTATTTCTATGCTTCAAGGATATAGCGAAGCAATTGTCGATGACATTGCCGAAAGTAAAGAAGATAAAAATGAGCTCGCACAGATTATCCACGAAGAATCGTTGAGAATCGGTAGGTTGGTTAATGAGCTTCTTGATCTTGCCAGAATGGAGGCAGGACATATTCAGCTTTATGTAGAGTCTGTAGATATCCATCCTTATATGAATAAAATCATTCGTAAATTCCAAGGAATTGCCGACGAACGAGATGTCAAATTAACGATGAGAGTTGATCATGAGTTTGACAGACTTCCCTTCGATTCCGATCGAATTGAACAGGTGCTTACGAATCTAATTGATAACGCAATAAGGCACACGCAGCCGGGCGGAAAAGTAGAAGTTACAGTAGACCATATTAATGGGGATTGGATAGCCTCTGTTCATGATTCTGGGCAAGGTATAGCTGAAGAGGATCTTCCTTTTGTTTTTGAGCGTTTTTATAAAGCAGACAAGTCCAGAAAACGTGAAAGTTCGAAACAGAAAAAAGGCACAGGGCTAGGTCTTGCGATTGCTAAAAATATTGTAGAAGCTCACCATGGGACAATTAGTGTTCACAGTAAGTTAGGAGAGGGAACTACTTTCACCTTTAGAATACCGAAGAATCTTGAGTTGACAGAATATTAG
- a CDS encoding DUF4430 domain-containing protein, with product MKKFNFFLVAALLAVGVISGCGTQQTEKAEEANASQQEEKQEVTLKVEISKNNGEEVLADQEITVAEGTTLMEVMKDNFEVKESEGFINSIEGIEGNQEEKMAWMFTINGEEAMVGANEYEVEQGDEIIFDYHSWE from the coding sequence ATGAAAAAGTTTAATTTCTTTTTAGTTGCTGCTCTACTTGCCGTCGGGGTAATAAGCGGGTGCGGCACTCAGCAGACTGAGAAAGCAGAAGAGGCAAATGCAAGTCAGCAAGAGGAGAAACAGGAAGTTACACTGAAGGTGGAAATTTCCAAAAATAATGGCGAGGAAGTGCTCGCTGATCAAGAGATCACTGTTGCAGAGGGTACGACATTGATGGAAGTTATGAAAGATAATTTTGAGGTAAAAGAAAGTGAAGGTTTTATTAATAGCATTGAAGGAATCGAAGGCAACCAAGAAGAAAAAATGGCCTGGATGTTTACGATTAACGGAGAGGAAGCCATGGTAGGTGCAAATGAATATGAAGTGGAACAAGGAGACGAAATTATTTTTGATTATCATTCGTGGGAATGA
- a CDS encoding ECF transporter S component: MNTYKITLIAMLAALAIAGRIALASLPNIQPVTAIIILTSFWLGPLAGVIMALLTTTVSNMLLGMGIWTIWQIAAWTVIGLIAGLLGKVWPRLPLWALTAYGVFSGLFFGVVISLTMRTIGQPFWAYYLAGLPFDLNHAVANAVFILALSPILAKLFKKYEKRNGLKETTSPQSYVGNQTHS, from the coding sequence ATGAATACTTATAAAATTACACTTATTGCGATGTTAGCAGCTCTGGCGATTGCCGGAAGAATTGCGCTAGCAAGTTTACCTAATATTCAGCCGGTTACTGCCATCATTATTTTGACTTCGTTTTGGCTTGGTCCATTAGCTGGGGTAATTATGGCGTTACTCACTACAACCGTTTCTAATATGCTATTAGGGATGGGCATTTGGACTATTTGGCAAATTGCGGCTTGGACAGTAATCGGCCTTATTGCTGGGTTGCTGGGTAAAGTTTGGCCCCGATTACCTTTGTGGGCTCTCACCGCATACGGGGTATTTAGCGGGTTATTTTTTGGGGTTGTCATCTCTCTAACGATGCGAACGATTGGGCAGCCGTTTTGGGCCTATTACTTGGCAGGTTTACCTTTTGATTTAAACCATGCGGTTGCTAATGCTGTATTTATTTTAGCTCTTTCTCCAATCCTTGCAAAATTGTTTAAAAAATATGAGAAGAGAAATGGGTTAAAAGAGACGACAAGCCCCCAATCATATGTGGGCAATCAAACCCATTCTTAA
- the sigX gene encoding RNA polymerase sigma factor SigX: MKRFFDDLYDKYHRDLFQFIIYMVKDRDLAEDLVQDVYIKVIKSYQSFDGRSSEKTWLFSIARHVTIDFFRRQKRKRNRIMDFFDWSEKAEKIQDTDTLPEEIAIQNEEMKAVYQALDQCTVDQRSVIILRFIQGMSIQETAAILDWSESKVKTTQHRGMKALREILDKENEGGVQREA, encoded by the coding sequence GTGAAGAGGTTCTTTGATGATCTGTATGATAAATATCATAGAGATCTATTTCAATTCATCATCTACATGGTTAAGGATCGTGATTTAGCTGAAGACCTTGTCCAGGATGTTTATATTAAAGTCATTAAATCTTACCAATCTTTTGATGGAAGAAGCAGTGAAAAAACGTGGTTGTTTTCCATTGCACGCCATGTAACAATTGACTTTTTTAGAAGGCAGAAAAGAAAGCGAAATCGGATTATGGATTTTTTTGATTGGAGCGAAAAAGCTGAAAAGATTCAAGATACAGATACCCTGCCTGAAGAAATTGCCATTCAAAATGAAGAAATGAAGGCGGTATATCAAGCGTTGGATCAATGTACTGTTGACCAGCGAAGTGTCATTATACTTCGCTTCATTCAAGGGATGTCCATTCAAGAAACAGCCGCCATATTGGATTGGAGCGAGAGTAAAGTGAAGACGACTCAACATCGAGGTATGAAAGCGTTGAGAGAAATACTAGATAAAGAAAATGAAGGGGGAGTGCAGCGTGAAGCGTAA